The following are encoded in a window of Bacteroidia bacterium genomic DNA:
- a CDS encoding PorV/PorQ family protein, with translation MNTKHYIILAATCLFFLSPRVKAQDRDRTPKYSNEFLNIGVGGRALGMGNSAAASVKDASATYWNPAGISLIDNDIQLYLMHSEYFAGIAKFDYGAVVTKLDEKNYLGFSMVRFGIDNIPNTLRLIDANGSIDYNRITEFSAVDYSFALSFSRKLANEKLRLGGSAKVIHRRIGPFATAWGFGLDAGIQYDFAEGWTVGAMGRDITSTFNAWSFNFTEEEKEVFTATQNEIPVNSSEITLPRINTGIMKDVKISDKFNMLAELGADFTFDGKRNTLVRSDFSSIDLHFGFEVDYNELIFLRGGVTNFQRTTTNLPSDKDSATGFQDPREILTFQPSIGVGFKFQQFALDYAFTDIGDQSVALYSHIVSLRIGINRKEEAQ, from the coding sequence ATGAACACAAAACACTACATTATCTTAGCCGCAACCTGCCTGTTTTTTCTTTCACCCAGAGTGAAGGCACAGGACAGGGATCGTACACCAAAATACAGCAATGAATTTCTGAACATTGGTGTGGGAGGCCGGGCGCTCGGTATGGGAAACTCTGCCGCAGCATCTGTAAAGGATGCATCTGCTACATACTGGAATCCGGCAGGCATCAGCCTCATTGATAACGATATTCAGCTCTACCTCATGCACAGTGAATATTTCGCTGGCATTGCCAAGTTTGACTATGGAGCGGTGGTAACAAAACTTGACGAGAAAAATTACCTGGGATTCAGCATGGTGAGATTCGGGATAGACAATATCCCCAACACGTTGCGGCTCATTGACGCCAACGGCTCCATTGATTATAACAGGATTACTGAATTTTCTGCAGTTGATTATTCATTTGCTCTTTCCTTTTCCCGTAAGCTGGCCAATGAAAAGCTCAGGCTGGGAGGAAGTGCCAAAGTGATTCATCGCAGGATCGGACCTTTTGCCACTGCGTGGGGGTTTGGGCTGGATGCAGGCATTCAGTATGATTTTGCCGAAGGCTGGACAGTAGGGGCAATGGGCCGGGATATTACTTCTACTTTCAATGCCTGGAGTTTTAACTTCACCGAAGAGGAGAAAGAAGTATTTACGGCTACGCAAAACGAGATCCCGGTGAACTCTTCAGAGATCACTTTACCGAGGATCAATACCGGAATTATGAAAGATGTGAAGATCTCAGATAAGTTCAACATGCTGGCGGAATTGGGCGCTGATTTTACTTTTGACGGAAAACGAAACACGCTGGTGCGCAGCGACTTTTCCAGTATTGATCTGCATTTCGGTTTTGAGGTTGACTACAATGAACTGATCTTCCTGCGCGGTGGAGTAACCAATTTCCAGCGTACTACCACGAATTTGCCTTCCGATAAAGATTCTGCTACAGGATTTCAGGATCCAAGAGAAATCCTGACATTTCAACCAAGTATTGGCGTGGGATTTAAGTTTCAGCAATTTGCGCTGGATTATGCCTTTACTGATATTGGCGATCAGTCTGTAGCGCTTTATTCTCATATTGTTTCCCTGCGGATTGGCATCAACCGGAAAGAAGAGGCACAGTAA
- the tyrS gene encoding tyrosine--tRNA ligase, which produces MNLVEELRWRGLLQDIMPGTEELLAKEPVTGYIGFDPTSHSLHIGNLVPIMLLMHLQRHGHKPVALVGGATGMIGDPSGKSEERNLLSEEMLRKNQQGIRSQLSRFLDFEKGDNAAILVNNYDWMSGFGFLDFLRDVGKHLSVNYMMAKDSVKKRLETGISFTEFSYQLVQAYDFLHLFRTQNCSLQMGGSDQWGNMTTGAELIRRTIGGEAFALTAPLVTKADGSKFGKTEQGNVWLDPELTSPYAFYQFWMNTSDEDANRYIRIFTFLSQEEIESLASAHSVAPHQRLLQRKLAEEVTQLVHGTEELHQAQKATELLFGRGGAEMLRDLNPRTLFSALEGVPQYQVQQQQISGGISITDLLTDLSTIFPSKGEARRFIKNGGLILNKEKINDPEMQVNEAHFIQNSYVMVQKGKKNYFLIRLN; this is translated from the coding sequence ATGAATCTTGTTGAAGAGTTAAGATGGCGTGGCCTGTTGCAGGATATTATGCCAGGGACAGAGGAACTGCTTGCCAAAGAGCCGGTAACCGGATATATTGGTTTCGATCCTACCAGCCATTCGCTTCATATTGGTAACCTGGTTCCCATTATGCTGCTGATGCATTTGCAGCGACACGGCCACAAGCCGGTAGCGTTGGTAGGTGGCGCCACCGGAATGATTGGTGATCCTTCCGGTAAAAGCGAGGAACGCAACCTGCTTTCCGAAGAAATGCTCCGGAAAAATCAGCAAGGCATTCGCAGCCAGCTTAGCCGGTTCCTGGATTTTGAAAAGGGAGACAACGCTGCAATCCTGGTGAATAATTATGACTGGATGAGCGGTTTTGGGTTCCTGGATTTCCTTCGTGATGTGGGCAAACATCTGAGCGTAAATTATATGATGGCAAAAGATTCGGTGAAAAAGCGGCTGGAAACCGGCATATCTTTCACGGAGTTCAGCTATCAACTGGTACAGGCTTATGATTTTTTGCACCTCTTCCGCACCCAGAACTGCAGCCTCCAGATGGGCGGCTCAGACCAATGGGGAAATATGACGACCGGGGCCGAACTCATCAGGCGAACGATTGGAGGTGAAGCTTTCGCCTTAACCGCACCGCTGGTTACAAAAGCGGATGGTTCCAAGTTTGGGAAGACAGAACAGGGGAATGTATGGCTGGATCCTGAATTGACTTCACCCTACGCTTTTTATCAGTTTTGGATGAATACCTCAGATGAAGATGCGAACCGCTACATCCGCATTTTCACATTTCTTTCGCAAGAAGAAATTGAGAGCCTCGCTTCCGCACATTCCGTGGCACCCCACCAGCGGCTGCTCCAAAGAAAGCTGGCCGAAGAAGTTACCCAACTTGTGCATGGCACAGAGGAGTTGCACCAGGCGCAAAAAGCTACAGAGCTGCTCTTTGGCCGCGGAGGCGCAGAAATGCTTCGTGACCTCAATCCCCGAACTTTGTTTTCCGCGCTGGAGGGAGTTCCGCAATATCAGGTACAGCAACAGCAGATTTCAGGGGGCATTTCTATTACCGATCTTCTCACGGATCTTTCCACTATTTTTCCTTCAAAAGGTGAGGCCAGGCGATTTATTAAAAATGGAGGTTTGATCCTGAACAAAGAAAAAATTAATGACCCTGAAATGCAGGTGAATGAAGCACATTTTATCCAGAACAGTTATGTAATGGTGCAGAAAGGCAAGAAGAACTATTTCCTGATCCGCCTGAATTAA
- a CDS encoding DUF4468 domain-containing protein: MHKFPFLLLFILMAATFNLKAQTDCAIPLDADDNTFKYGEVVEVAGVNKDELFERAMAWIKNEYVNAANKLDADAKEKGVIDLDGRFRVEERNSKGKRQGDMIVEYRLNILFKDGRYKYEFYKFHLNKGYFFALERWLDPNVTEAGTKTEECEQVNDHILEKIAAMKEAIANPEVEEEEEW; the protein is encoded by the coding sequence ATGCATAAATTTCCTTTTCTGCTGCTGTTCATTTTGATGGCTGCCACATTTAATCTTAAAGCACAAACAGATTGCGCTATTCCGCTTGATGCGGATGATAATACCTTTAAATATGGTGAGGTTGTAGAGGTAGCTGGCGTGAATAAAGATGAGCTTTTTGAACGTGCAATGGCCTGGATCAAAAATGAATATGTGAATGCTGCCAATAAACTGGATGCAGACGCGAAGGAAAAAGGAGTTATAGACCTGGATGGACGGTTCAGGGTGGAGGAAAGAAACTCCAAGGGAAAACGGCAAGGCGATATGATCGTTGAATACAGGCTTAACATCCTGTTTAAGGATGGCCGCTATAAATATGAGTTCTATAAGTTTCACCTGAACAAAGGTTATTTTTTCGCACTTGAACGCTGGCTGGATCCGAACGTAACCGAAGCCGGAACAAAGACTGAAGAATGCGAGCAGGTGAATGATCACATTCTGGAAAAGATCGCGGCCATGAAGGAGGCTATAGCCAATCCGGAAGTTGAAGAGGAGGAGGAATGGTAA
- a CDS encoding OmpA family protein, translating into MKKLLPWLVLPLLFICVSSFAQNYKDTQTSSPRARQLYLKAVSYFLKHQTTEAEILLKKAIVEDSAYADARMLLADIYHKNGQYEEEKDQLRTLNRMQPDFADAYLNLGVALYHDAEYEEAVTALENFISKKNQDSRFIPVAKRRLEEAQFSADQVKNPVPFKPENLGPGVNTEMDEYWPAVTADEKTLFFTRLKPMESDAGGMFQQEDIYISQFNNGKWDKSQFPPGSLNSQDNEGAITISPDGKWLIFTGCNRRDGMGRCDFYISKLQHGAWTQPRNMGTSLNTRDMETQPSLSFDGRTLYFSSNRPGGKGGLDLWKSDFDPEEGWQEPVNLGDEVNTEDDEQSPFIHHDNKTLYFSSRGHIGLGQADLYKSELQENGMFGNVTNLGYPINTNKDEISIFVTSRGDKAFISSQANSLGGRDIFSFDLYEEVRPELVTYLKGMVYDLETKKPISAKVELLDVNTGEPIIEGYSDEQTGVLLALPGNRNYALHVSKEGYLFYSDHLALKNYKSPEPYERDINLSKIKEGEKIVLRNIFYDVDSFNLEEKSRTELQLLIGFLKENPNLRIEISGHTDSDGSAPYNQTLSDKRAKSVLDYLVREGGIREERLVSIGFGESKPMAENTTEEGKALNRRTELKIISL; encoded by the coding sequence ATGAAAAAGCTCCTCCCGTGGCTGGTTCTGCCGTTACTCTTCATCTGTGTTTCATCTTTTGCACAGAATTATAAAGACACCCAAACGTCTTCGCCCCGGGCCAGGCAACTCTATCTTAAAGCGGTATCCTATTTCCTGAAGCATCAAACCACGGAAGCTGAGATCCTGCTGAAAAAGGCCATCGTTGAAGATTCAGCTTATGCAGATGCACGAATGCTGCTCGCTGATATTTATCATAAAAATGGACAATACGAGGAAGAAAAGGATCAACTGCGAACCCTCAACCGGATGCAACCGGATTTTGCAGACGCCTACCTCAATCTGGGAGTGGCACTTTACCATGATGCGGAATATGAGGAAGCCGTAACGGCACTGGAGAATTTCATCAGCAAAAAGAATCAGGACAGCCGTTTTATTCCGGTAGCCAAAAGAAGACTGGAGGAAGCGCAATTCAGTGCAGACCAGGTGAAAAACCCGGTACCATTCAAGCCGGAAAATTTAGGACCTGGCGTCAACACGGAAATGGATGAATACTGGCCGGCAGTTACGGCAGATGAAAAAACGCTATTCTTTACACGGTTAAAGCCAATGGAATCAGATGCCGGAGGGATGTTTCAACAGGAGGATATTTACATCAGCCAATTCAATAATGGGAAATGGGATAAATCGCAGTTCCCGCCCGGCAGCCTGAATTCACAGGATAATGAAGGAGCCATCACTATTTCACCTGATGGAAAGTGGTTGATCTTTACAGGCTGCAACAGGCGCGATGGAATGGGCCGCTGCGATTTCTATATAAGCAAGCTGCAACATGGCGCCTGGACGCAACCACGAAATATGGGTACTTCTCTGAACACGCGTGATATGGAAACCCAGCCATCCCTCTCTTTCGATGGCCGCACGTTGTATTTCAGCAGCAACCGGCCTGGCGGCAAGGGTGGGTTGGATCTCTGGAAAAGTGATTTCGATCCGGAAGAGGGCTGGCAGGAACCGGTAAACCTGGGAGATGAAGTGAACACTGAAGATGACGAGCAGTCACCTTTTATTCATCACGATAATAAAACACTTTACTTTTCCTCCCGCGGCCATATTGGCCTCGGCCAGGCAGATCTTTACAAATCTGAATTGCAGGAAAACGGAATGTTCGGGAATGTGACAAACCTCGGGTATCCTATTAATACCAATAAGGATGAGATCAGCATTTTCGTTACCAGCAGGGGAGACAAGGCGTTTATTTCATCGCAAGCCAACAGCCTGGGCGGGCGCGATATTTTCTCCTTCGACCTTTATGAAGAAGTGCGGCCGGAACTGGTAACCTATCTGAAAGGAATGGTGTATGATCTGGAGACCAAAAAACCCATATCGGCAAAGGTTGAACTCCTGGATGTAAACACAGGTGAGCCAATAATTGAAGGCTATAGCGATGAACAAACCGGAGTGCTGCTGGCGCTGCCGGGAAACCGGAATTATGCGCTTCATGTATCAAAAGAAGGATACCTTTTTTACAGTGATCACCTTGCCCTGAAAAACTATAAGTCTCCAGAGCCTTATGAGCGTGATATTAATCTGAGCAAAATAAAGGAGGGTGAGAAGATCGTCCTTCGAAATATTTTCTATGATGTGGATTCATTTAATCTGGAGGAAAAATCCCGGACGGAACTTCAGTTGCTCATTGGCTTTCTGAAGGAGAATCCAAACCTGCGGATAGAGATCAGTGGTCATACGGATAGCGATGGTTCTGCCCCTTATAATCAAACGCTCTCTGACAAACGCGCGAAGTCCGTGCTCGATTATCTTGTTCGCGAGGGCGGAATCAGAGAAGAGCGATTGGTCTCCATCGGGTTTGGCGAATCCAAACCTATGGCAGAAAACACAACGGAAGAAGGGAAAGCCCTGAACCGAAGAACGGAGTTGAAAATCATTTCGCTCTGA
- the otsB gene encoding trehalose-phosphatase, translating into MKKIKAAIIDLDGVITQTATTHAMAWKQMFDAYNQKRKEKGEMPYREFSIEEDYFEYLDGMPRYDGVKNFLQSRNISLPWGNAVDDPDKETICGLGNWKNVLFNELLKKGEVKIFEKNVAKLREWKAAGIRLAVISSSTNCRQVLELTGLESIFEARVDGVVSEERKLKGKPAPDIFLEAAKELNTRPDEALIVEDSRAGVEAGRKGGFQRVIGIGGKEQMEIMKKLGATEVVESLEQLDINKRSQKAPEDLPSALENFDRLAGGIGNEGVVLCLDYDGTLTPIVADYTKAIISDKMREQVRKAAAAFPVAIISGRDIFFIKEKVNLDGIFYAGSHGFEIEGPDNFRHELKEAEALLPVLDDIENKLNQELKQFKGVKIERKKYALAVHYRNASEADVPAVNLIIDKVLSLNNKIEKGRGKKVIELKPRIKWNKGKAVEMIAKQLGAEMIIYIGDDVTDEDAFRSITNGVGILAGTHDEPFTAADYSLRDVDEVQEFLKKLSENL; encoded by the coding sequence ATGAAAAAAATTAAAGCGGCAATAATAGATCTGGATGGAGTTATTACCCAAACTGCGACAACTCATGCAATGGCCTGGAAGCAGATGTTTGATGCTTATAATCAAAAGCGCAAAGAAAAGGGCGAAATGCCCTACCGGGAATTTTCCATCGAGGAGGATTATTTCGAGTATCTGGACGGGATGCCGCGCTATGACGGTGTAAAGAATTTCCTGCAGTCGCGGAATATTTCTCTGCCGTGGGGAAATGCAGTTGATGATCCTGATAAAGAAACAATTTGCGGGCTTGGAAACTGGAAGAATGTGCTTTTTAATGAACTGCTCAAAAAAGGAGAGGTGAAGATATTCGAGAAAAATGTGGCAAAGCTCCGCGAATGGAAGGCAGCCGGAATACGCCTGGCTGTGATCTCCTCCAGCACAAATTGCCGTCAGGTACTTGAACTGACAGGGCTTGAGTCAATCTTTGAAGCAAGGGTTGATGGGGTGGTTTCTGAAGAAAGAAAGCTGAAGGGAAAGCCCGCACCGGATATTTTCCTGGAGGCAGCTAAAGAATTAAATACCAGACCTGATGAAGCCCTGATCGTAGAAGATTCGCGGGCAGGTGTGGAGGCGGGCAGGAAAGGCGGATTTCAGCGAGTGATCGGCATTGGCGGAAAAGAGCAAATGGAGATCATGAAAAAACTTGGCGCCACCGAGGTAGTAGAAAGCCTGGAGCAGCTAGACATCAACAAGCGGTCACAAAAGGCTCCGGAAGATTTGCCCTCTGCCCTTGAGAATTTTGACCGGCTGGCTGGAGGGATAGGAAATGAAGGGGTAGTCCTTTGTCTGGATTACGATGGTACCCTGACCCCGATCGTAGCTGATTACACAAAAGCCATTATTTCGGATAAAATGCGGGAGCAGGTGCGAAAAGCTGCGGCCGCTTTTCCTGTGGCAATTATCAGTGGCCGGGATATATTTTTTATTAAGGAAAAGGTAAACCTGGATGGAATTTTTTATGCGGGAAGCCACGGGTTTGAAATCGAAGGACCGGATAATTTTCGCCATGAACTAAAGGAAGCTGAGGCATTGCTCCCCGTTCTTGACGATATAGAGAATAAATTAAACCAGGAACTCAAGCAATTTAAAGGAGTAAAAATTGAACGGAAAAAATATGCGCTGGCCGTGCATTATCGCAATGCATCTGAAGCCGATGTGCCTGCAGTAAATTTAATTATTGACAAGGTTTTATCATTAAATAATAAAATAGAAAAAGGACGGGGGAAAAAAGTAATTGAATTAAAACCTAGAATTAAATGGAATAAAGGCAAGGCCGTAGAAATGATAGCCAAACAGCTCGGAGCAGAAATGATAATATATATTGGTGATGACGTTACGGATGAGGATGCTTTTCGCAGCATTACGAATGGCGTGGGAATATTGGCAGGCACGCATGATGAACCTTTTACGGCTGCAGATTACAGCCTCCGCGATGTGGATGAGGTTCAGGAATTTTTGAAGAAGCTTTCAGAAAACCTGTAA
- a CDS encoding glycosyl hydrolase family 65 protein, which translates to MEPCWKVTYNDYEPEQEGLREALCTLGNGYFATRGAHEESRDDQIHYPGMYLARGYNRLKSEISGKVIENEDLVNWPNWLVLKFKPENGEWMRLDEVEVLEYRQTLNLREGILERYIHIKDNAGRETMIESKRLVHGKFQHLAAIQWKLTPKNWSGNIILHSALDGSVTNNGVARYRELQSRHLKTLKLGTFEEEGIFLKTQTLQSEIVMAQAAKVRVEFAQEIPAVTRESIQEEDYIAHELKFYAAENQEVIIEKVVAIYTSRDYAISDPLTEATTAVLRAGSFDELMQCQRNAWTEIWDRVDTRILSGHEEEQIVLRLHIFHLMQTVSIFSADLDVGVPARGWHGEAYRGHIFWDELFIFPFLTWSMPELTRSLLMYRFRRLPEARCNAEENGYAGALFPWQSGSNGREESQKIHLNPESGNWIPDDSQLQQHLNAAIAFNVWHYFSITNDLEFLHFFGAELMLDIAKFWAAKATWSEEKEKFEIRKVVGPDEYHTAYPGSNEPGIDNNAYTNVMAIWSLEHAGKVLELLDVRRREELMAHLELNGEDLQRWDKISRNMFIPFLEENKILNQFEGFEKLEELDWDHYHKKYGKVLRLDRIMEKEGDDVNKYKATKQADVLMLFYLFSAKELTALINRNGYDFDPRNIPANITYYESRAAHGSTLSKLVHSWVLARSDRGKSWLNFRQALMSDFQDVQGGTTAEGIHLGAMAGTIDLVQRGYMGLEMRNDKLWLNPQLPDELTLIEYTLRYRGFWIKVQLNTTELTLTCQGSWYNHTLEIMVKEQPFSLTAGETKTFSLAHDAAEEVR; encoded by the coding sequence ATGGAACCTTGCTGGAAAGTGACATACAACGACTATGAGCCGGAGCAGGAAGGATTGAGAGAGGCGCTTTGTACGCTGGGCAATGGCTATTTCGCTACCCGTGGCGCACACGAAGAGAGCCGTGATGACCAGATCCATTATCCGGGAATGTATCTGGCCAGAGGTTATAACCGCCTCAAGTCAGAAATTTCAGGGAAGGTTATTGAAAATGAAGACCTCGTGAACTGGCCCAACTGGCTGGTTTTAAAGTTCAAACCTGAAAACGGGGAATGGATGCGCCTTGATGAGGTGGAAGTATTGGAATACCGGCAGACGCTAAACCTACGGGAGGGCATACTGGAGCGGTATATACATATAAAGGATAACGCAGGCCGCGAAACCATGATCGAAAGCAAGCGCCTAGTACACGGAAAATTCCAACATCTGGCGGCTATTCAATGGAAACTTACGCCAAAGAATTGGTCAGGAAACATCATCCTGCATTCTGCGCTGGACGGATCGGTAACCAACAATGGAGTGGCGCGCTACCGTGAATTACAAAGCCGGCACTTGAAAACACTGAAGCTGGGAACTTTTGAAGAGGAGGGGATTTTTCTCAAAACGCAGACCCTCCAGTCAGAAATCGTAATGGCGCAGGCGGCAAAAGTGCGGGTGGAGTTTGCACAGGAAATTCCTGCTGTAACCCGCGAATCCATTCAGGAGGAGGATTACATAGCCCACGAACTGAAGTTTTATGCCGCAGAGAATCAGGAGGTGATCATAGAGAAGGTCGTTGCGATTTACACTTCCCGCGACTATGCCATATCCGATCCGCTCACCGAAGCCACGACAGCCGTTTTGCGGGCTGGCTCGTTTGATGAATTAATGCAATGTCAGCGCAATGCATGGACAGAGATATGGGATCGTGTGGATACGCGGATTCTTAGCGGACATGAGGAGGAGCAGATCGTATTACGATTGCACATTTTCCATTTGATGCAAACGGTCTCAATATTTTCGGCAGATCTGGATGTGGGTGTACCGGCCCGTGGGTGGCATGGAGAAGCTTACCGGGGCCACATCTTTTGGGATGAGCTCTTCATCTTTCCTTTCCTTACCTGGAGCATGCCCGAACTAACGCGCTCGCTGCTGATGTACCGTTTCCGCAGGCTGCCGGAAGCCCGGTGCAATGCGGAGGAAAACGGCTATGCAGGCGCCTTGTTCCCCTGGCAGAGCGGAAGCAACGGGCGGGAGGAGAGCCAGAAAATCCATCTTAATCCAGAATCAGGAAACTGGATCCCGGATGATTCCCAGCTTCAACAGCACCTTAATGCAGCCATCGCCTTCAACGTATGGCATTACTTCAGTATCACAAATGACCTGGAATTCCTCCATTTTTTCGGGGCCGAACTCATGCTGGACATAGCGAAGTTTTGGGCAGCCAAAGCCACCTGGAGTGAGGAAAAGGAGAAGTTTGAGATCAGGAAAGTAGTGGGGCCGGACGAATATCACACCGCGTATCCCGGCAGCAACGAGCCCGGTATTGACAACAACGCCTACACCAACGTGATGGCGATATGGTCATTGGAACATGCCGGAAAAGTGCTGGAGCTTCTGGATGTCAGGCGGAGAGAAGAATTAATGGCGCATCTTGAATTAAACGGAGAAGACCTTCAGCGCTGGGATAAAATAAGCCGGAATATGTTCATTCCTTTTTTGGAAGAAAATAAGATCTTAAACCAGTTTGAAGGATTTGAAAAACTTGAGGAACTGGACTGGGATCATTATCATAAAAAATATGGAAAAGTATTGCGCCTCGATCGCATCATGGAAAAAGAGGGAGATGACGTAAATAAATACAAAGCCACCAAGCAGGCCGATGTTTTAATGTTGTTTTACTTGTTTTCAGCGAAGGAATTGACAGCGTTGATTAATCGCAATGGTTATGATTTCGATCCCCGGAATATTCCCGCAAACATTACCTATTATGAAAGCCGGGCGGCTCATGGCTCCACGCTCAGCAAATTGGTGCATTCTTGGGTTCTGGCCCGTTCTGACCGCGGCAAGTCATGGCTCAACTTCCGTCAGGCCCTGATGAGTGATTTTCAGGATGTTCAGGGTGGCACTACGGCTGAGGGTATCCATCTTGGCGCAATGGCCGGTACCATAGATCTGGTGCAGCGTGGCTACATGGGCCTCGAAATGCGCAATGATAAATTGTGGCTAAATCCGCAACTCCCCGATGAACTCACCCTCATTGAATACACCTTGCGCTACCGTGGGTTCTGGATAAAAGTACAACTCAATACAACTGAACTTACCCTGACCTGCCAGGGCAGTTGGTACAATCATACCCTGGAAATTATGGTAAAAGAACAGCCTTTCAGTCTCACTGCCGGAGAAACAAAAACCTTCAGCCTCGCGCACGATGCAGCAGAAGAAGTGAGGTAA